The following are encoded together in the Anaerostipes caccae L1-92 genome:
- a CDS encoding N-acetylmannosamine-6-phosphate 2-epimerase has product MNTTDAEKRKILDSMKGLIVSCQVVPEDPIYTDDMVVKMAEAAQWAGAVGIRANSPEQIRAIKKAVDLPVIGLYKIRRGDEEVFITPTLEAAKQVWEAGAEIIAMDCTDRMTKEGRRAWELVADVKREIPEAMIFADVSNYDEAKRAADLGVDIVAPTLFGYTEATKHFETQDMRAFAKMCRDLGSDVYMMMEGHINTPEEAVKCLYLGAHAVVVGSAITRPHLTAKRFADLISGYRE; this is encoded by the coding sequence ATGAACACAACAGATGCAGAAAAGAGAAAAATACTGGATTCTATGAAAGGTTTAATCGTATCCTGCCAGGTAGTGCCTGAAGATCCGATCTACACAGATGATATGGTAGTCAAGATGGCAGAGGCCGCACAGTGGGCAGGGGCAGTCGGAATCCGGGCCAATTCTCCGGAGCAGATCAGAGCCATTAAAAAAGCAGTGGATCTGCCGGTGATCGGTTTATATAAGATCAGGAGAGGTGATGAAGAGGTTTTTATCACTCCGACTCTGGAGGCCGCAAAGCAGGTCTGGGAAGCGGGAGCAGAGATCATTGCCATGGACTGTACGGACCGAATGACAAAAGAAGGCCGCCGTGCATGGGAACTTGTAGCGGATGTGAAAAGGGAAATCCCTGAGGCCATGATCTTTGCCGATGTCTCCAACTATGACGAGGCCAAAAGAGCGGCCGACTTGGGTGTCGATATTGTGGCGCCTACTCTGTTTGGATATACGGAGGCAACAAAGCATTTTGAAACCCAGGATATGAGGGCATTTGCAAAGATGTGCCGGGATCTTGGCAGCGATGTGTATATGATGATGGAAGGGCATATCAATACTCCGGAAGAAGCAGTGAAATGCCTGTATCTGGGGGCACATGCAGTGGTTGTCGGAAGTGCTATCACAAGGCCGCATCTGACGGCCAAGAGATTTGCGGATCTGATCTCAGGGTATCGGGAATAA
- a CDS encoding serine hydrolase domain-containing protein: MTTQQDMKELEAIINKDYGNTAGIVVLKDGEMQYEQYFNGCTAESRVHIYSVTKSIVSILIGIAMDKGFITDIDQKVLDFFPDYVPNQREKTIQNITLKHLLTMTAPYKYKIAPYVKYFTSDDMVTFTLDLLGGRGKPGQFRYAPLIGPDLLTGILKQAAGQSVFEFARENLFIPLKITAERSIVFHSKEEQLAFNKATDISGWVSDPSGTNTGGWGLTLSAADMAKLGQLYLNGGLWNGKPIVSAEWISESTKEHSRWIKENLAYGYLWWLHEEGFAAMGDGGNVIYVNMKKNLTVAIASLFKPRAKDRIDFIQNYIEPKFQ; this comes from the coding sequence ATGACAACTCAGCAAGACATGAAAGAACTTGAAGCGATCATCAACAAAGACTATGGCAATACAGCAGGCATCGTCGTATTAAAGGACGGTGAAATGCAGTATGAGCAGTACTTTAACGGCTGTACCGCCGAAAGCCGCGTTCATATATATTCTGTTACAAAGAGCATTGTCTCTATTTTGATCGGAATCGCCATGGACAAAGGCTTCATCACAGACATTGACCAGAAGGTTTTAGATTTTTTCCCTGACTACGTCCCAAACCAGAGAGAAAAAACCATACAGAATATCACACTGAAACATTTGCTGACGATGACAGCCCCGTACAAATACAAAATTGCCCCCTACGTCAAATACTTCACCAGCGATGACATGGTAACGTTTACGCTTGATTTACTGGGAGGCAGGGGAAAACCAGGCCAATTCAGATATGCTCCTCTGATCGGACCGGATCTTTTGACAGGTATTTTAAAACAAGCTGCCGGCCAGTCTGTATTTGAATTTGCCCGGGAAAATTTATTCATACCGCTTAAAATTACCGCGGAGCGCAGCATCGTATTTCATTCCAAGGAAGAACAGCTGGCATTTAACAAAGCCACGGATATCAGCGGCTGGGTCTCTGACCCGTCCGGTACAAACACAGGAGGCTGGGGCCTTACCCTCTCGGCTGCGGATATGGCAAAACTGGGTCAGTTATATCTAAATGGCGGACTGTGGAACGGAAAACCTATTGTTTCAGCAGAATGGATCAGCGAGAGCACGAAAGAGCACAGCCGCTGGATTAAGGAGAACCTTGCTTACGGGTATTTATGGTGGCTCCACGAAGAAGGCTTTGCAGCAATGGGAGACGGTGGAAATGTAATCTACGTCAACATGAAGAAAAACCTGACCGTAGCCATCGCTTCCCTGTTTAAACCCAGAGCGAAGGATCGAATAGACTTTATTCAGAACTATATAGAACCGAAATTTCAGTAA